In Arthrobacter ramosus, one DNA window encodes the following:
- the alr gene encoding alanine racemase has translation MRRIAQSETTPEAALSGQVSVDLSAISDNIKAVKKRTAAPHFMAVVKGNGYGHGLVDVARTAVAAGADWLGTAQLSEAITLRQAGITVPVLSWLYLASQASATIREALEYDVDVSLGSVGQLEVLAGIAGQLGRPAVVHLELDSGLSRGGARKEDWLGLVAQARKAEQDGTVLVRGIWTHLAWADVPAHPGNAAAVAEFEDAVREARAAGLDPQLRHVSSSANILDRPEFHFDMVRAGLAIYGLAPADHLDPADFGLRPALSVTAPLVMIKKVPAGTGVSYEHQAITHEPRYLGLIPLGYADGIPKGISGRSLVQIAGRKVSVIGKVCMDQFMVDLGPDASGIGVGDTAVLFGDPAGGAASADDWGAAIGSHGDEIINRIAPRLPRVYESSAYECPDYQEAPSDVA, from the coding sequence ATGAGACGTATTGCACAATCAGAAACGACGCCGGAAGCGGCGCTTTCCGGGCAGGTCAGCGTTGATCTGTCCGCAATTTCAGACAACATCAAAGCCGTCAAAAAGCGCACCGCCGCGCCGCATTTCATGGCCGTCGTCAAGGGGAACGGCTACGGTCACGGCCTCGTGGATGTTGCCCGCACGGCCGTTGCGGCAGGAGCCGATTGGCTAGGGACCGCCCAGTTGAGCGAAGCCATCACCTTGCGCCAGGCGGGCATCACGGTGCCGGTCCTTTCGTGGCTGTATCTGGCATCCCAGGCCAGCGCGACCATCCGTGAGGCACTCGAGTACGACGTCGACGTTTCGCTTGGGAGCGTCGGTCAACTTGAGGTCCTGGCCGGGATCGCGGGGCAATTGGGCCGCCCCGCCGTCGTGCACCTGGAGCTGGACAGCGGCCTCAGCCGCGGCGGTGCGCGCAAGGAGGACTGGCTCGGACTCGTGGCCCAGGCTCGCAAGGCCGAGCAGGACGGCACGGTTCTGGTCCGCGGCATCTGGACCCACCTGGCCTGGGCCGATGTTCCCGCCCACCCTGGCAACGCTGCAGCCGTGGCAGAGTTCGAGGACGCCGTTCGCGAGGCCCGCGCTGCCGGCCTTGATCCGCAGCTGCGGCACGTGTCGAGCTCGGCAAACATCCTGGACCGGCCCGAATTCCACTTCGACATGGTCCGCGCCGGACTGGCCATCTACGGATTGGCCCCGGCGGACCACCTGGATCCCGCCGACTTCGGACTTCGCCCCGCCTTGAGCGTCACCGCACCACTCGTCATGATCAAGAAGGTCCCGGCCGGGACCGGGGTCAGCTACGAACACCAGGCCATCACGCACGAGCCGCGCTATCTCGGACTCATTCCCCTGGGTTACGCCGACGGGATCCCCAAGGGCATCAGCGGCCGGAGCCTGGTCCAGATCGCCGGGCGGAAAGTCTCCGTGATCGGCAAGGTGTGCATGGATCAGTTCATGGTGGACCTCGGTCCGGATGCTTCCGGGATCGGGGTCGGTGACACGGCGGTCCTGTTCGGCGATCCGGCCGGAGGGGCTGCGAGCGCCGACGATTGGGGCGCCGCCATCGGAAGCCATGGTGACGAGATCATCAACCGGATCGCACCACGACTCCCGCGCGTGTATGAGTCCAGTGCCTACGAGTGCCCCGATTACCAGGAGGCCCCGAGCGATGTCGCCTGA
- a CDS encoding PucR family transcriptional regulator, whose product MSPEPSPGRLSFVTLEQFLKQLPPELEILHDGGSGGELLRWVEPSELDDPTPYLPDGEFLLTAGLPFLGDGGSKENVDAYVKRLVGAKVAALGFGIRPYFDAVPAELVKACRRHQLTLIEIPESIPFAAIGLEFSQLLESDNAKVFRQLADTNRQLMRAVLSPRPEHELLAALVQKVPVWALLVGADGRVRARAHAAGGSTGVEHSLLEPMLERLLSGSGPRVEVDGFEQPGSAMVFGHPLRSTKDANLGALILGSDAALTPAQNSVVQSVVGLLELLVRQRTSGSLAPSQLATALLLHPESLATGGTRHVNGLKDLLAQSLSSTRSAPLRVVQGIKVDSPEWPAGDSPVRELLQWRRLFDTKLVEITDYGFAAITRLKVDDVLLADVEKLGWRLVIGDPAELTSLATAHQRVTSLRSRVQSSGRSARVDEVTWSVTGLLGREAGSMLAARLLEPILALEADRRDPLLAVLRGWLSENGSWDGSAKLLGLHRNSVRRQIGLLAELLDTDLNQAQVRAELWIALQYTDGLVGGGDA is encoded by the coding sequence ATGTCGCCTGAGCCGAGTCCCGGCCGCCTGAGTTTCGTCACGCTTGAACAGTTCCTGAAGCAGCTGCCGCCCGAGTTGGAGATACTCCACGACGGCGGCAGCGGCGGGGAGCTGCTGCGCTGGGTTGAACCCAGCGAACTGGACGATCCCACCCCCTACCTGCCGGACGGGGAGTTCCTGCTGACCGCGGGACTCCCCTTCCTGGGGGACGGCGGGTCCAAGGAGAACGTCGATGCGTACGTGAAGCGGCTGGTGGGAGCCAAGGTGGCGGCGCTGGGGTTCGGGATCAGGCCGTATTTCGACGCCGTCCCGGCCGAGCTGGTCAAGGCGTGCCGCCGGCACCAGCTCACCTTGATCGAGATCCCGGAATCGATACCGTTCGCCGCGATCGGGCTTGAGTTCTCCCAGCTCCTGGAATCGGATAACGCGAAGGTGTTCCGCCAGCTCGCGGACACCAACAGGCAACTCATGCGGGCAGTCCTCTCCCCAAGGCCTGAACACGAGCTGCTCGCCGCTTTGGTCCAGAAGGTGCCCGTCTGGGCCCTCCTCGTCGGAGCGGACGGGCGGGTCCGTGCGCGCGCCCACGCAGCTGGCGGCAGCACCGGCGTCGAGCATTCACTCCTGGAGCCGATGCTGGAACGGCTCCTTTCGGGCAGCGGACCGCGGGTTGAGGTGGACGGCTTTGAGCAGCCGGGATCGGCGATGGTTTTCGGCCACCCGCTGCGGAGTACCAAGGACGCCAATCTGGGCGCCCTGATCCTGGGCTCGGACGCTGCGCTGACTCCCGCCCAGAACAGCGTGGTGCAGTCCGTCGTGGGGCTGCTGGAGCTGCTCGTCCGCCAACGGACCAGCGGCTCGCTCGCGCCGAGCCAATTGGCGACGGCGTTGTTGCTCCACCCTGAAAGCCTTGCCACCGGCGGGACCCGGCACGTCAACGGACTCAAGGATCTCCTCGCCCAGAGCTTGTCCTCTACGCGATCCGCTCCCCTGCGCGTGGTCCAGGGCATCAAGGTGGACTCGCCCGAGTGGCCCGCCGGCGACAGCCCGGTGCGTGAGCTGTTGCAGTGGCGGCGCCTCTTCGACACCAAACTGGTGGAAATCACCGATTACGGATTCGCTGCGATCACTCGTTTGAAGGTGGACGACGTGCTCCTGGCGGACGTCGAAAAGCTCGGCTGGCGGCTCGTCATCGGAGACCCGGCCGAACTGACAAGCCTCGCCACAGCACATCAGCGGGTGACGTCGCTCCGTTCACGGGTCCAGTCCAGCGGCCGGAGCGCCCGCGTCGACGAGGTGACGTGGTCCGTCACCGGGCTCCTGGGACGCGAGGCCGGGTCCATGCTGGCCGCGAGGCTTCTTGAACCGATACTCGCTTTGGAAGCTGATCGGCGCGATCCGCTCTTGGCAGTGCTCAGGGGCTGGCTAAGCGAAAACGGCAGCTGGGACGGCTCCGCCAAGCTGCTGGGGCTGCACCGCAACAGCGTGCGCCGCCAGATCGGACTGCTCGCCGAACTCCTCGACACCGACCTGAACCAGGCCCAAGTGCGGGCGGAGCTTTGGATCGCGCTTCAGTACACGGACGGTTTGGTCGGCGGAGGGGACGCCTAG
- a CDS encoding ATP-binding cassette domain-containing protein — MTLSVANVNYAYNSRTQVLHDVSFTIAEDQVMGLIGPNGSGKSTLIKVILDLLQLQSGRVHIGSDSSQSRSAKMSSIYLSSNDYLPEFLTGEEYVRFMHGLYGEPMDHEALRTQFARYSMRERQRDLIEDYSHGMRKKLQLIAAFMLRRRFTVIDETLNGVDIDAINLFERDIRNLAKEGRSVLLCSHDFTMLEHVADELALLVQGALVVQAPVRKIIQDHGTIADLANEFIQAMEPS; from the coding sequence ATGACTCTCAGTGTTGCCAACGTCAACTACGCCTACAATTCCAGGACCCAAGTGCTTCATGATGTCTCGTTCACGATCGCCGAGGACCAGGTCATGGGCCTCATTGGTCCCAACGGGTCTGGAAAGTCCACCCTGATAAAGGTCATCCTGGATCTGCTCCAACTTCAAAGCGGCCGCGTCCACATTGGGTCTGACAGTAGTCAGAGCCGCAGCGCCAAGATGTCCTCGATCTACTTGTCGAGCAATGATTACCTCCCTGAGTTCCTCACAGGGGAAGAATACGTGCGTTTCATGCACGGGCTCTATGGAGAACCCATGGATCACGAGGCACTGAGGACGCAATTCGCCAGGTACTCGATGCGCGAAAGACAGCGCGACTTGATCGAAGACTACTCACACGGCATGAGGAAGAAGTTGCAACTCATCGCCGCGTTCATGCTCAGGCGAAGGTTTACCGTAATCGATGAGACCCTCAATGGCGTCGACATCGATGCGATCAACCTCTTCGAGCGCGATATCCGGAATCTTGCCAAAGAAGGCCGCTCAGTTCTGCTGTGCAGCCATGACTTCACCATGTTGGAGCACGTCGCTGACGAGCTGGCACTTCTCGTCCAAGGGGCCCTCGTGGTTCAGGCTCCGGTCCGGAAAATCATCCAAGATCACGGCACGATAGCTGACCTTGCCAACGAATTCATCCAAGCGATGGAACCGTCATAA
- a CDS encoding carbon-nitrogen hydrolase family protein, which yields MMLLSVLQANAVVLDIDANLKTVDAAAQRAAAARASLLLTPELFPVGYAPLRLHAELDPAVLPSIRGRLADIARTRGIGLVYSLPAPAADGGWHISATLLDAHGTVLLDYDKVHLFGEEERKAFSAAQAAPGVVDFDGIKTSLLICYDVEFPESVRAAAIRGAELLLVPTALSAGFEAVPQVLIRARALESQLNVAYANHSGHEDGCDFLGGSVVAGPDGSLLAAAGDGAALLFAEISTESVKAAREQVPYLKERHPELYREWED from the coding sequence ATGATGCTGCTGTCCGTTCTGCAGGCCAATGCTGTTGTCCTGGACATCGACGCCAATCTGAAGACGGTCGATGCGGCGGCACAGCGTGCTGCCGCGGCCCGGGCCTCCTTGTTGCTGACGCCCGAACTCTTCCCGGTGGGGTACGCGCCGCTGAGGCTCCATGCGGAGCTGGACCCTGCAGTTCTCCCAAGCATTCGCGGGCGTCTGGCGGACATCGCGCGCACGCGCGGAATCGGACTGGTCTACAGCCTTCCCGCACCGGCCGCCGATGGCGGCTGGCATATCTCCGCCACTCTTCTGGACGCGCACGGAACCGTGCTCCTGGACTACGACAAAGTGCACCTCTTCGGCGAGGAGGAGCGAAAGGCGTTCTCAGCCGCCCAAGCGGCTCCCGGCGTCGTGGACTTCGACGGGATCAAAACGTCGCTGCTGATTTGCTACGACGTCGAGTTTCCCGAAAGCGTCCGCGCTGCGGCCATCCGGGGCGCTGAGCTTCTGCTGGTTCCCACCGCCCTGTCCGCGGGCTTCGAGGCCGTGCCGCAGGTCCTGATCCGGGCCCGGGCGCTGGAGAGCCAGCTCAACGTGGCCTACGCGAACCACAGCGGCCACGAGGACGGGTGTGACTTCCTTGGCGGAAGCGTGGTCGCCGGTCCGGACGGTTCATTGCTCGCGGCTGCCGGGGATGGTGCGGCATTGCTGTTCGCCGAGATCTCCACGGAAAGCGTCAAAGCGGCCCGGGAACAGGTGCCCTACCTGAAGGAACGCCACCCGGAGCTGTACCGCGAGTGGGAAGACTAG
- a CDS encoding ROK family transcriptional regulator yields MPATSSSTKSHRKNPGSQSALRHLNQQRIIECLLSGPSTQAELARQTGLSTATVSNIVKIMQDAGLVSTEPITSSGRRALNVRLNSNGAVAVGIDFGRRHLRVVLASLGYHIIVEETVTLPLGHHAEQGISAAVALLNKLLLESGVDRSAVVGAGAGIAGPIDRRSGTVAQGAILPEWVGIQILERLEEALDLPVYVDNDANLGALSEVTWGPHSGVSNLMFLKIGSGIGAGLIINGAPYYGAVGITGEIGHATIHEYGAICRCGNRGCLETMASTTTMIELLGKGSGLHLEPEDIVRNALARDPATLRVVDDAGLAVGRALGNVANLINPEVIVVGGPLAGLGDILLDPIRRGLVRHAVPVIGETTHLAMSSLGARAEALGAAALVFQHAGIKQG; encoded by the coding sequence ATGCCTGCAACATCCAGCTCGACGAAGAGCCACCGCAAAAACCCTGGCTCGCAATCAGCACTGCGCCACCTGAACCAGCAGCGGATCATCGAATGCCTGCTGAGCGGCCCATCCACCCAGGCCGAACTCGCCAGGCAGACCGGCCTTTCCACGGCAACGGTGTCAAACATCGTCAAGATCATGCAGGACGCAGGGCTCGTCTCCACCGAACCGATCACCAGCTCCGGACGCCGGGCACTGAACGTCAGGCTGAACAGCAACGGTGCTGTCGCCGTCGGGATCGATTTTGGCCGGCGCCACCTGCGGGTGGTCCTGGCCTCGCTGGGCTATCACATCATCGTCGAGGAAACCGTCACGCTACCCCTTGGCCACCACGCCGAACAGGGCATCAGCGCCGCCGTCGCGCTCCTCAACAAACTCTTGCTCGAAAGCGGGGTTGACCGAAGCGCGGTAGTTGGCGCGGGCGCCGGCATAGCCGGCCCCATCGACCGCCGTTCCGGCACCGTGGCACAGGGTGCCATCCTGCCCGAATGGGTGGGGATCCAGATTCTCGAACGACTGGAAGAAGCCCTCGATCTTCCCGTATACGTTGACAACGACGCCAATCTGGGCGCCCTCTCGGAGGTGACTTGGGGACCCCACAGCGGGGTCAGCAACCTCATGTTCCTGAAGATCGGTTCCGGCATTGGAGCGGGACTCATCATCAATGGCGCGCCCTACTACGGGGCGGTGGGAATCACGGGAGAAATCGGCCATGCAACCATCCACGAATACGGCGCAATCTGCCGCTGCGGCAACCGGGGCTGCCTGGAAACGATGGCTTCCACCACCACCATGATCGAGCTGCTCGGGAAGGGCTCGGGGCTGCACCTCGAGCCCGAGGACATTGTCCGCAACGCCCTGGCGAGGGATCCGGCGACCCTTCGCGTGGTGGACGACGCGGGGCTCGCGGTGGGGCGGGCGTTGGGCAATGTGGCGAATCTCATAAACCCGGAAGTCATCGTGGTGGGCGGCCCCTTGGCCGGCCTCGGCGACATCCTCCTGGACCCGATCAGGCGCGGCCTCGTCCGCCATGCAGTGCCCGTGATCGGCGAGACAACGCATCTGGCGATGTCTTCGCTCGGCGCCCGGGCGGAGGCCCTCGGGGCGGCCGCCTTGGTGTTCCAGCACGCCGGAATCAAGCAGGGCTGA
- the mmsA gene encoding multiple monosaccharide ABC transporter ATP-binding protein, with amino-acid sequence MSTPITHQDPVLLEMRSITKEFPGVKALSDVSLRVKVGEIHAICGENGAGKSTLMKVLSGVYPYGSYDGDIVYQAEVQQFKDIRASEHAGIVIIHQELALIPELSIMENIFLGNEPVRRGIIDWAEARKRSIELLARVGLREDPDTPIKEIGVGKQQLVEIAKALNKSVKLLILDEPTAALNESDSQHLLDLILGLKGRGITSIIISHKLNEIEQIADEITIIRDGKSIETLNVVEDGVDEDRIIKGMVGRTLESRFPDHTPKIGEVFFEVKDWTVGHPQIQDRLVCKNSSFHVRRGEIVGFAGLMGAGRTELARSVFGHSYGRFISGQVYKDGKPITMRSVRQAIDAGLGYVTEDRKSLGLNLLDDIKTTTVSANLKKISRGIVVDTNKEFMVAEQYRKSLRTKTPSVEEGVSKLSGGNQQKVVLAKWMFTDPDLLILDEPTRGIDVGAKYEIYGIIQELANQGKGVIVISSELPELLGLSDRIYTIFEGSITGVLNKDEASQESLMKLMTSSRKAA; translated from the coding sequence ATGTCGACCCCCATAACGCACCAGGATCCGGTTCTCCTCGAGATGCGGTCCATCACCAAGGAATTCCCCGGCGTGAAGGCGCTCTCGGACGTTAGCCTCCGGGTCAAGGTGGGCGAAATCCACGCGATCTGCGGCGAAAACGGTGCAGGAAAGTCCACGTTGATGAAGGTGCTCTCCGGCGTTTACCCCTACGGGAGCTACGACGGCGACATCGTGTACCAGGCGGAAGTCCAGCAGTTCAAGGACATCCGGGCCAGCGAACATGCGGGAATCGTGATCATCCACCAGGAACTGGCGCTGATCCCCGAGCTGTCCATCATGGAAAACATCTTCCTCGGCAACGAACCCGTCCGTCGTGGCATCATCGATTGGGCCGAGGCACGCAAGCGGTCAATCGAACTGCTCGCACGGGTTGGCTTGCGCGAGGACCCGGATACCCCCATCAAGGAAATCGGCGTCGGCAAACAGCAATTGGTGGAAATTGCCAAGGCCCTGAACAAGTCCGTCAAGCTGCTCATCCTCGACGAGCCCACAGCAGCCCTCAACGAATCGGACTCCCAGCATTTGCTGGATCTGATCCTTGGGCTCAAGGGCCGGGGCATCACGTCCATCATCATTTCCCACAAGCTCAATGAGATCGAGCAGATCGCGGACGAGATCACCATCATCCGCGATGGCAAGTCCATCGAGACGCTCAACGTCGTGGAAGACGGCGTCGACGAGGACCGGATCATCAAGGGCATGGTCGGGCGGACGCTCGAGTCCCGCTTCCCCGACCACACGCCGAAGATCGGCGAGGTGTTCTTCGAGGTCAAGGATTGGACCGTCGGTCATCCCCAGATCCAGGACCGCCTGGTGTGCAAGAACTCCAGCTTCCATGTGCGCCGCGGTGAAATCGTCGGATTTGCGGGCCTGATGGGCGCCGGCCGCACCGAGCTTGCCCGCTCCGTCTTCGGCCACTCCTATGGTCGGTTCATCTCGGGGCAGGTGTACAAGGACGGCAAGCCGATCACGATGCGCAGCGTCCGCCAGGCGATCGACGCCGGTCTCGGCTACGTCACGGAGGACCGCAAGAGCCTGGGACTGAACCTCCTGGACGACATCAAGACCACCACGGTGTCTGCCAACTTGAAGAAGATCAGCCGGGGAATCGTTGTGGACACCAACAAGGAATTCATGGTGGCCGAGCAATACCGGAAATCGCTGCGCACCAAGACGCCGTCGGTCGAGGAAGGCGTATCGAAGCTCTCCGGCGGAAACCAGCAAAAGGTTGTTCTCGCCAAATGGATGTTCACCGATCCGGACCTTCTCATCCTGGATGAACCCACCCGCGGAATCGACGTCGGTGCCAAGTACGAGATCTACGGAATCATCCAGGAGCTCGCCAACCAGGGGAAAGGCGTGATTGTGATTTCCTCCGAGCTTCCCGAGCTGCTGGGCCTCTCCGACCGTATCTACACCATCTTCGAGGGCTCCATCACTGGCGTACTCAACAAGGACGAAGCCAGCCAGGAAAGCCTCATGAAGCTCATGACATCCAGCCGCAAAGCTGCCTGA
- the mmsB gene encoding multiple monosaccharide ABC transporter permease: protein MNALKKLFGGNTRQFGMIFALVALVIFFQIFTSGRTLTPGNVINLFNGNSYILILAIGMVLVIIAGHIDLSVGSVAAFVGISVALAIRDWHLPWYVAVLFGLLLGALIGAWQGFWTAYVGIPAFIVTLAGMLLFRGFNQFVGKSNTVPVPEDFQYLGSGYLPEIGPKTGYNNLTILLGLIAVAFVIFSAIRSRRTAQALGAEVQEGWVMVTKLVLVNAAILYATYLFATGRPGTSFPIPGLILAVLVLIYGFISAKTVIGRHIYAVGGNRHAAELSGVQSKKVNFMVMMNMSILAGLAGMIFVGRSTASGPFDGVGWELDAIAAVFIGGAAVTGGVGTVIGSIVGGLVMAVLNNGLQLLGVGADLTQIIKGLVLLAAVAFDVYNKTQGKKSIIGMMMKNFGRSSENAPDETTSTKEVISKEA from the coding sequence ATGAACGCGCTCAAGAAGCTATTCGGTGGCAACACCCGCCAATTCGGCATGATCTTCGCCCTGGTTGCACTCGTCATCTTCTTCCAGATCTTCACCTCGGGCCGCACTCTCACCCCGGGCAACGTCATCAACCTCTTCAACGGCAACTCGTACATCCTGATCCTGGCCATTGGCATGGTCCTGGTCATCATCGCCGGCCACATCGACCTTTCCGTAGGTTCGGTAGCGGCCTTCGTCGGTATCTCGGTGGCCTTGGCCATCAGGGATTGGCACTTGCCCTGGTACGTAGCAGTCCTGTTCGGGCTCCTGCTCGGCGCCCTGATCGGGGCCTGGCAAGGATTCTGGACGGCATACGTCGGGATTCCGGCATTCATCGTGACCCTTGCGGGCATGCTGCTGTTCCGCGGTTTCAACCAGTTCGTCGGCAAGTCCAACACCGTTCCGGTCCCGGAAGACTTCCAGTACCTGGGCTCCGGGTACCTGCCCGAGATAGGGCCGAAAACGGGATATAACAACCTGACAATCCTGCTGGGCCTTATCGCCGTCGCATTCGTGATTTTCAGTGCGATTCGTTCCCGCCGCACCGCCCAGGCATTGGGCGCCGAAGTACAAGAAGGCTGGGTGATGGTCACCAAGCTTGTGCTTGTCAATGCAGCCATCCTCTACGCCACCTACCTGTTCGCGACTGGCCGCCCCGGCACCTCGTTCCCCATCCCGGGCCTCATCCTGGCCGTGCTGGTCCTGATCTACGGTTTCATTTCCGCCAAGACGGTCATCGGCCGCCACATCTACGCAGTCGGCGGCAACCGCCACGCGGCTGAGCTCTCCGGCGTTCAGTCCAAGAAGGTCAATTTCATGGTCATGATGAACATGTCCATCCTTGCCGGCCTCGCCGGCATGATCTTCGTGGGCCGCTCCACCGCTTCAGGTCCGTTCGACGGCGTCGGCTGGGAGCTGGATGCGATCGCTGCGGTCTTCATCGGTGGCGCAGCGGTCACCGGCGGCGTGGGTACCGTGATCGGCTCCATCGTTGGTGGCCTGGTCATGGCCGTCCTCAACAACGGCCTCCAGCTGCTCGGCGTCGGCGCGGACCTCACCCAGATCATCAAGGGCCTCGTGCTGCTGGCAGCAGTTGCCTTCGACGTCTACAACAAGACGCAGGGCAAGAAATCGATCATCGGAATGATGATGAAGAACTTCGGCCGGAGCAGCGAAAACGCCCCGGACGAGACAACCTCAACCAAGGAAGTCATCTCCAAGGAAGCCTGA
- a CDS encoding sugar-binding protein produces the protein MRMFGKAGKAAAVAAIAALALTACGRTDSGSTGGSSSGSEAFPKGSSIGVALPQKTSENWVLAEKLFNDGLTSAGFKPDVQFANGGVSEQQNQISAMITKGDKLIIVGAIDGAQLGTQLKQAKDAGATVIAYDRLLLNTSNVDYYVAYDNFKVGVLQGQALLDGLKAKKPSGPYNIELFAGSPDDANAKVFFDGAMSILQPKIDDGTLKVVSGQKSFEQAVTQGWKAENAQKRMDTLLAGTYTSASLDGVLSPNDTLARAILTSVKAAGKPLPVVTGQDSEVESVKSILAGEQYSTINKDTRKLVEHAITMVQDVQSGKTPEINDTKSYNNGVKTVPAYLLPPVIVTLANVKTAYVDDPILGPITK, from the coding sequence ATGCGAATGTTTGGTAAAGCAGGAAAGGCAGCAGCAGTAGCTGCGATCGCGGCTCTGGCGCTGACGGCCTGCGGCCGTACGGACAGCGGCAGCACCGGTGGTTCATCAAGCGGCAGCGAGGCATTCCCCAAGGGTTCCTCGATCGGCGTCGCGCTCCCCCAGAAGACCAGTGAGAACTGGGTCCTGGCAGAGAAGCTCTTCAACGACGGGCTCACGAGCGCAGGTTTCAAGCCGGATGTGCAGTTCGCCAACGGTGGCGTTTCGGAGCAGCAGAACCAGATCAGCGCGATGATCACCAAGGGCGACAAGCTCATCATCGTCGGCGCCATTGACGGCGCTCAGCTGGGCACGCAGCTCAAGCAGGCCAAGGACGCCGGCGCTACGGTCATTGCATACGACCGCCTGCTTCTGAACACCTCCAACGTGGACTACTACGTGGCCTACGACAACTTCAAGGTCGGCGTGCTGCAGGGACAGGCCCTGCTGGACGGACTCAAGGCCAAGAAGCCGAGCGGCCCGTACAACATTGAGCTGTTTGCAGGCTCCCCGGATGACGCCAACGCGAAGGTCTTCTTCGACGGCGCCATGAGCATCCTGCAGCCGAAGATCGATGACGGAACCCTCAAGGTGGTTTCCGGCCAGAAGTCCTTCGAGCAGGCCGTCACCCAGGGCTGGAAGGCAGAGAACGCCCAGAAGCGCATGGACACCCTCCTCGCGGGTACCTACACCAGCGCTTCACTGGACGGCGTGCTGTCCCCGAACGACACCCTGGCCCGCGCCATCCTGACCTCGGTCAAGGCGGCGGGCAAGCCGCTTCCGGTCGTGACCGGCCAGGACTCCGAAGTTGAGTCGGTCAAGTCCATCCTTGCCGGTGAGCAGTACTCCACCATCAACAAGGACACCCGCAAGCTCGTTGAGCACGCCATCACCATGGTCCAGGACGTCCAGTCCGGCAAGACCCCGGAAATCAACGACACCAAGTCCTACAACAACGGCGTCAAGACCGTTCCGGCATACCTGCTGCCTCCGGTCATCGTGACCCTCGCCAACGTGAAGACGGCCTACGTGGACGATCCGATCCTCGGACCGATCACCAAGTAA